Below is a genomic region from Thermodesulfobacteriota bacterium.
CCCGGGGCAGGGAGCCAGCGGTCGAGGATCTGGCCGAGCTGCTGCACCTTGAAGGGCTTGGGGAGGTAGTCGTCCATGCCCGCCGCCAGGCACGCCTCCCGGTCCCCTTCCAGGGCGTGGGCGGTCATGGCCACCACCGGGGTGCGAGGGCGGGCTCCGTCCCCCTCGGCCCGCCGCAGGGCGCGGGTGGCCTCGTACCCGTCCATGCGGGGCATCTGGCAGTCCATGAGGATCAGGTCGTAGGCGGCCCGGCCGGCGGCCTCCACGGCCTCCAGGCCGTCGCAGGCCACGTGGACCTCGAGGCCCAGGAGCTCCAGGAGGTCCCGGGCCACCTCCTGGTTGATCCGGTTGTCCTCCACCAGGAGCACCCGCCCCCGGTATCGAGACTCCAGGGAAACGTCGCCTGCGGGGCGGGGGCTCGGGAGCGCCGGGCCCAGGCCCCGGGTGACCGCGAGAAGCGCTTCGAAGAGGTGCGACTGGCGCACGGGCTTGCTCAGCCAGGCGTCGATGCGGGCCGCCGCCCGGGCGGCCGGGTCGTCCACCACGCCAACCGAGGTGAGCATCACCAGGGGGAGGCCCGCCAGTTCAGGGTCGGCGCGGATGTGCCGGGCCAGGTCCAGGCCGTCCATGCCGGGCATCATCATGTCGAGGATGGCGAGCTGGAAGGGGTGGGTGCCGGCGGCCTCGGCCCGAAGGAGCTCGAGGGCCCGCCCGCCACCCTCCGCCGACGCGTGCTCCAGGCCCCAGGCCTCGAGCTCCATCTCCAGGACCTCCCGGTTGGTGGGGTTGTCGTCCACCACCAGGGCCCGCAGGCCCGAGAGGCCGTGGGGGCTCTCGGAGGCCCCGGTTTCCCGGGGCCGGACCCTGCCGAAGTGGGCGGTGAACCAGAAGCAGGAGCCCTTTCCCGCCGTGCTATCCACCCCCAGCTCCCCCGCCATGAGCTCCACGAGCTGCCGCGAGATGGCGAGCCCGAGCCCCGTCCCCCCGTACCGGCGGGTCATGGAGCCGTCGGCCTGGGAGAAGGAGTCGAAGAGCCGCGGAAGGGCTTCCGGGGGGATGCCGATGCCCGTGTCCTGCACCTCGAAGCGCACGCACACGGTGCCGTCGCCCTCCTCCACCGGGTGCGCCCGCACGGAGACCTCGCCCTTCTCGGTGAACTTGATGGCGTTGCCCACCAGGTTCGAGAGCACCTGGCGCAGGCGCCCGGGGTCTCCCCGCACGGCCCGGGGGAGGTTCGGGGGGAGCACGTGCACGAACTCCAGGCCCTTGGCGTGGGCATGCTCGGCGAAGAGCTGGGAGACCTCCTCCACCTCGTCCCGCAGGTCGAAGTCCAGCACGTCGAGCTGGAGCTTCCCCGCCTCGATCTTGGAGAAGTCGAGGATGTCGTTGAGAAGGTTCATCAGGAGGTCCGCGGACCGGTACACGGTCTCCACGAACCTGCGCTGCCGCCCGTCCAGGGAAGTGCTGCGCAGGAGCTCGGTCATCCCCAACACTCCGTTCATGGGGGTGCGGATCTCGTGGCTCATGTTGGCCAGGAACTGGGACTTGGCCCGGTTGGCGGCCTCGGCCTTCTCGGCCAGGTCCCGGGCGCGGTCGGTGGCCTCCTGGAGCTCCGCGGTCCGCTCCCGGACCCGCTCTTCCAGCACCTGGTGCTGTCCCTGCACCTGGGAGCGGTATTCCCGAAGCCGCGCCAGCATGCGGTTGAAGGTCTCGGCCAGATCCTGGATCTCGTCGCGGGTCTCGAAGCGCACCTCGTGGTTCCAGTTTCCCTGGGAGATGTCGTCGGCGACGCGGGCCAGGGCCTGCACCGGCGAGACGATGCGCCGGGTCACGGCGAAGGTGACGACGATGCCGCCCAGGACGATCAGGAGGGTGACGCCCCCGACGGCGGCGAGGAAGGCCTGGGTCTGGGCCTCGGCCCGCGCCCGGGAGAGGCCCAGCCGCACGTAGCCGATGACCTCGGGCCGGAGCGCCGCGAGGGGGGCACCGGCCAGGGGGTCTCCCCCGAAGAGCTGTCCGTGCCCTCCGCCCACCACCGGCG
It encodes:
- a CDS encoding response regulator translates to MGRASRVSLFRKFNALAVALVLATALGMGFFFVRQEVSDTSAHLRHHGESLAALIAQSSEFGVFAEDREALGRTLAALASDPDVAYGVIADRSGRVLACAGAAPRPLPAWPFPDSPEQPRPAELLHGHGATGDLDIVAPVVGGGHGQLFGGDPLAGAPLAALRPEVIGYVRLGLSRARAEAQTQAFLAAVGGVTLLIVLGGIVVTFAVTRRIVSPVQALARVADDISQGNWNHEVRFETRDEIQDLAETFNRMLARLREYRSQVQGQHQVLEERVRERTAELQEATDRARDLAEKAEAANRAKSQFLANMSHEIRTPMNGVLGMTELLRSTSLDGRQRRFVETVYRSADLLMNLLNDILDFSKIEAGKLQLDVLDFDLRDEVEEVSQLFAEHAHAKGLEFVHVLPPNLPRAVRGDPGRLRQVLSNLVGNAIKFTEKGEVSVRAHPVEEGDGTVCVRFEVQDTGIGIPPEALPRLFDSFSQADGSMTRRYGGTGLGLAISRQLVELMAGELGVDSTAGKGSCFWFTAHFGRVRPRETGASESPHGLSGLRALVVDDNPTNREVLEMELEAWGLEHASAEGGGRALELLRAEAAGTHPFQLAILDMMMPGMDGLDLARHIRADPELAGLPLVMLTSVGVVDDPAARAAARIDAWLSKPVRQSHLFEALLAVTRGLGPALPSPRPAGDVSLESRYRGRVLLVEDNRINQEVARDLLELLGLEVHVACDGLEAVEAAGRAAYDLILMDCQMPRMDGYEATRALRRAEGDGARPRTPVVAMTAHALEGDREACLAAGMDDYLPKPFKVQQLGQILDRWLPAPGTLVPDAPHPVRDPAEAPKAAPGRPSGALAEPAAGNAPPGEEPVLDPQALENLRALERQGAQGALSRTIGFYLEDAPPLLQTLEAAVAQVDPEALRRAAHSLKSMSANVGAARLAALCQRLESAGRSGMAEAAGPLAQEAVAEAGRVFAALRREAPEASP